In one window of Silvanigrella paludirubra DNA:
- a CDS encoding M12 family metallopeptidase — protein sequence MKKLKFILMLFSILLSKYSFSANFIDDSILIKNSEPIFEINNLNNNNLKYKIIEGDIIYDQNQIYNRDIYSAPLNYSKKKWNNGKIYYSFHLYNRRNKNLQLRKFNHYEKSLIRNAMDKLENIADIKFIEVYHKPFHNYLEIMVDEGCFSGIGSDHPQTVSLGDGCLYPEIIQHELMHALGFLHEQSRSDRNYYLKIIKENIIPGKENNFDLGPYSTIQFGPYDYYSIMHYGLNSFSIDPKKYTMVPLLNGVYWEYIGNAKTLSILDREALQRAYGKVKN from the coding sequence ATGAAAAAACTTAAATTTATACTTATGTTATTCAGTATATTATTATCCAAATATTCATTTTCAGCAAACTTTATTGATGATTCTATATTAATAAAAAATAGTGAACCTATATTTGAAATAAATAATCTAAATAACAATAACCTAAAATACAAAATAATTGAAGGAGATATTATATACGATCAAAATCAAATTTATAATAGAGATATATATAGTGCTCCTTTAAATTACTCAAAGAAAAAATGGAATAATGGAAAAATATATTACTCTTTTCATTTGTATAATCGAAGAAATAAAAATTTACAATTAAGAAAATTTAATCATTATGAAAAATCATTAATACGCAATGCAATGGATAAATTAGAAAACATTGCAGATATAAAATTTATAGAAGTATATCATAAACCTTTTCATAATTATTTAGAAATTATGGTGGATGAAGGCTGTTTTTCTGGAATAGGTTCTGACCATCCCCAGACTGTTTCATTAGGAGATGGTTGCTTATATCCAGAAATTATTCAGCATGAACTTATGCATGCTTTAGGATTCTTACATGAACAAAGCAGATCAGACAGAAACTACTATTTAAAAATTATTAAAGAAAATATCATTCCAGGAAAAGAAAATAATTTTGACTTAGGTCCATATTCAACCATTCAATTTGGACCTTATGATTATTATTCTATAATGCACTATGGATTAAATTCATTTAGTATAGATCCCAAAAAATACACAATGGTTCCACTCTTAAATGGTGTCTATTGGGAATATATTGGAAATGCAAAAACATTAAGTATTTTAGATCGAGAAGCTTTACAAAGAGCATATGGAAAAGTAAAAAATTGA
- a CDS encoding DMT family transporter, producing MNQLGYLYIIISSLSFAFIGIFSKNLYEVNTSLSVILITRFIISLFVLIPFIKFSKRNFILYKKDIIMGGGLYFITTFTYLSSLQYIGVGLAAVLAYIFPVYIFIYSIITGEIKLNLKSLLLISSSLTGVILISYHKFGKIDNLIGIFFAILSGLIYAVYIILNKEKKQNKNQIDIVFYQLIGASILSLPYLFISEKNFTLNNNFIFNMLGISIIGTLSAIYFLIKGMEKIGAFKSSIISLTEPVFAVIISVLFLNENMTKIQLYGLILIIFSCIFSSSIKNNLSQKMN from the coding sequence ATGAATCAATTAGGCTATCTTTATATTATAATTTCTTCACTATCATTTGCTTTTATAGGTATTTTTTCTAAAAACCTATATGAAGTAAATACCAGTTTATCTGTCATATTAATTACAAGATTTATTATTTCTTTATTTGTTTTAATTCCATTTATTAAATTTTCTAAAAGGAATTTTATTCTTTATAAAAAAGATATTATTATGGGAGGTGGTTTATATTTTATTACAACTTTTACATATTTATCATCTCTGCAATACATTGGAGTTGGCCTTGCCGCAGTATTAGCTTATATTTTTCCCGTTTATATATTTATCTATAGCATTATTACTGGTGAAATTAAATTAAATTTAAAATCTTTATTATTAATATCGAGCTCTTTAACTGGCGTGATATTAATTTCATATCATAAATTTGGAAAAATAGATAACTTAATTGGAATATTTTTTGCAATTCTATCTGGACTCATATATGCAGTTTATATCATTTTAAACAAAGAAAAAAAGCAAAATAAGAACCAAATTGATATCGTTTTTTATCAACTCATCGGAGCATCAATTCTTTCTCTTCCCTATTTATTTATTTCTGAAAAAAACTTTACTTTAAATAACAATTTTATTTTTAATATGCTTGGAATATCTATTATTGGAACTTTATCTGCTATTTATTTTTTAATAAAAGGCATGGAAAAAATTGGAGCATTTAAGTCCTCTATTATTTCTTTAACTGAACCTGTTTTTGCAGTCATAATCTCCGTTTTATTTTTAAACGAAAATATGACAAAAATTCAGCTATATGGTTTAATATTAATTATTTTCTCTTGCATTTTCTCGTCAAGTATCAAAAATAATTTATCACAGAAAATGAATTAG
- a CDS encoding DUF1003 domain-containing protein, translating to MRLTKEKLDSFCKIRDKSGSRFYEFSTSWWALFFFFGIVVGCVLWNEFIPYQNLRFDPYPFNGLRTILALMGAIQAPVLLLYSRKSTDYRKNLLEQDFELEKKIFKKIELMESEMKQNHALYLQELKHVAKLTKKINKKRKVVKLNPTPVPIHESNKDFIKTEQVQREILQPKKVENNENISA from the coding sequence ATGAGGCTTACAAAAGAAAAACTTGATTCATTTTGCAAAATTAGAGACAAATCAGGCTCCCGATTTTATGAGTTTTCCACATCATGGTGGGCACTTTTTTTCTTTTTTGGGATCGTTGTCGGCTGTGTTTTATGGAACGAATTTATACCTTATCAAAATTTAAGATTTGATCCCTACCCTTTTAACGGTTTGAGAACGATTCTTGCTTTGATGGGAGCAATTCAAGCCCCAGTTCTGTTACTTTACAGCAGAAAATCTACGGATTATAGAAAAAATTTATTAGAGCAAGATTTTGAATTAGAAAAGAAAATATTTAAAAAGATAGAGCTTATGGAGTCTGAAATGAAACAAAATCATGCTTTATATCTTCAAGAATTAAAGCATGTAGCTAAACTTACTAAAAAAATAAATAAGAAAAGAAAAGTTGTAAAATTAAATCCAACTCCTGTGCCTATCCATGAATCAAACAAAGATTTTATAAAAACAGAACAGGTTCAAAGAGAAATATTACAACCTAAAAAAGTGGAAAATAACGAAAATATCAGCGCCTAA
- a CDS encoding EI24 domain-containing protein, which yields MSIEPFQQIFLGMKSPIYSVRFFLRNKGMLLLGTAPHILNLIIYFWIVRNIVIAKWIIPLFHSLALKWDGTFLAPLFNTVFIEIIIWIIGFLLYGIFGTAFVNAVASPIYDIIAQNAYEKTSGNKTPKQKFMDFIDSIISEVTKAVVIFCLFVLSFFVQIFAPIVFIVGIWYLGWNNIDRTLLLMNMPLRKRVLFGIRNWGLCIGLGIWCYIPIIGTLMAFSMAAAGAIVFAKFEKGKNLIKN from the coding sequence ATGTCCATTGAACCATTTCAGCAAATATTTTTAGGGATGAAATCCCCTATTTATTCTGTCAGATTTTTCCTTCGTAATAAAGGCATGCTTCTATTAGGCACTGCTCCTCATATCTTGAACCTCATAATCTATTTTTGGATAGTTAGAAATATCGTTATCGCAAAATGGATTATACCTCTCTTTCACTCTTTAGCACTAAAATGGGATGGAACTTTCTTAGCACCTCTATTTAACACTGTATTTATCGAAATTATAATATGGATAATAGGATTTTTATTATATGGAATTTTTGGAACTGCTTTTGTAAATGCCGTTGCTAGCCCAATTTACGATATTATTGCTCAAAATGCCTATGAAAAAACTTCAGGAAATAAAACTCCTAAACAAAAATTTATGGATTTTATCGATAGCATTATTTCTGAAGTAACAAAAGCAGTTGTCATTTTCTGCTTATTTGTTTTATCATTTTTTGTTCAAATTTTTGCCCCTATCGTTTTTATAGTAGGAATTTGGTATTTAGGATGGAACAATATAGATAGAACATTGCTATTAATGAACATGCCCTTGCGTAAAAGAGTTTTATTTGGCATTCGTAATTGGGGATTATGTATTGGGCTAGGTATATGGTGTTATATTCCAATCATAGGAACATTAATGGCCTTTTCAATGGCTGCAGCAGGCGCCATTGTCTTTGCTAAATTTGAAAAAGGTAAAAATTTGATAAAAAATTAA
- a CDS encoding Cof-type HAD-IIB family hydrolase, which yields MKAVAIDLDGTLLNSKHQISSYTKNILNKLDKNGIRIVLASARPIRSVLNIAAEIGLTGLPMIGGNGAIIAKNENEISYRNSISKDDVLKIGELLKEYLSLNPKNEITMHIYSGFKWLIPFHTEKAKEEIKIIGFSPDVIGEDAFKANLAEKIMFVSNPNILKEFLNILNKNLPHLSSVLSKFDSLEINAVGVSKFLGVQEYANYHKINISDFIAFGDGDNDETMIANCGYGVAMANGTQLAKARAKFITETNDNDGVARFLENYFFKSK from the coding sequence ATGAAAGCAGTTGCAATTGATTTAGATGGTACTTTATTAAACTCAAAACATCAAATTTCTAGTTATACGAAAAATATATTAAATAAATTAGATAAAAATGGAATTAGAATTGTTTTAGCTAGTGCTCGCCCTATTCGTTCTGTACTTAATATCGCCGCTGAAATTGGATTAACTGGATTACCAATGATTGGGGGGAATGGAGCAATCATTGCAAAAAATGAGAATGAAATATCTTATCGAAATTCAATAAGTAAAGATGATGTTTTAAAAATAGGCGAACTATTAAAGGAATATCTATCTTTAAATCCAAAAAATGAAATTACGATGCATATTTATTCTGGTTTTAAATGGCTTATTCCGTTTCACACAGAAAAAGCAAAAGAAGAAATAAAAATAATTGGATTTTCTCCTGATGTCATTGGAGAAGATGCTTTTAAAGCAAATTTAGCAGAAAAAATTATGTTTGTTTCTAATCCTAATATCTTAAAAGAGTTTTTAAATATATTAAATAAAAATTTACCCCATTTAAGTTCTGTTTTATCAAAATTTGATTCTTTAGAAATAAATGCTGTTGGTGTTTCTAAATTTTTAGGTGTTCAAGAATATGCAAATTATCATAAAATAAATATTTCCGATTTTATTGCTTTTGGTGATGGTGATAATGATGAAACCATGATTGCAAATTGTGGTTACGGAGTTGCCATGGCAAATGGAACTCAACTTGCAAAGGCGCGAGCCAAATTTATTACAGAAACGAACGACAATGACGGTGTAGCTAGATTTCTTGAAAATTATTTTTTTAAATCTAAATGA
- a CDS encoding APC family permease gives MIKVTKTNLLFLSLGSIIGSGWLYGAYYTAKAAGNSGILSWIIGGLMYGIIALSYAEVILNKKFNNMSDAANLSFGNSGKILVSILTWIWTALIPPIEVQATVQYASNYFTWIKTDSKEFTLSTEGLLLSIFLIFIMFFINIFAINTVGKFNKVITVFKVAVPLAVSCIFIYIIFNNPTNAAHNLSTDMFSSGVGGMLTAISTCGIAFSFIGFQTAIFLANETENPQKNVPYAVFGSILIACVIYLLVQISFNLSIPSEYLKGGWANLNFAGDSGPIAGLLAIFGFASIALFLYVDAAISPFGTGLSYKIAASRVLSNLGESKIFPSILSKRNKYSSPYIANSINFIIGVIFIFSVSGWQNMITILCALIILTMSYVPIYVIYARVSNNFKGTFKVKNYNIISFLSFYFSNLMLIWCGWNAVKNALIIFVVFFVFTIIKDIYKKTFQLNLVFHFIIPFHIVSIAICTFLKANYESIYFELISQFIISIAILFLIKTIVLKNHVSENRNIIGIKN, from the coding sequence ATGATTAAAGTCACTAAAACAAATTTACTATTTTTATCACTAGGCTCAATCATTGGTTCTGGTTGGCTTTATGGAGCATATTACACAGCAAAAGCAGCAGGAAACTCAGGAATATTATCTTGGATAATCGGCGGATTAATGTATGGAATTATAGCACTTTCCTATGCAGAAGTTATTTTAAATAAAAAATTTAATAACATGTCCGATGCTGCAAATTTAAGTTTTGGGAATAGTGGAAAAATATTGGTAAGTATTTTAACTTGGATTTGGACAGCTTTAATTCCTCCTATTGAAGTTCAAGCAACAGTTCAATATGCTTCAAATTATTTTACATGGATAAAAACAGATTCTAAAGAATTTACTTTATCTACAGAAGGCCTGTTACTTTCCATTTTTTTAATCTTTATTATGTTTTTTATAAATATTTTTGCAATAAATACTGTGGGCAAGTTTAATAAAGTAATCACAGTTTTTAAAGTTGCAGTTCCTTTAGCTGTATCTTGCATATTTATCTATATTATTTTTAATAACCCTACAAATGCTGCCCATAATTTATCTACAGATATGTTTAGCAGTGGTGTAGGCGGAATGCTCACAGCTATTTCAACTTGTGGCATAGCCTTTTCTTTTATTGGTTTTCAGACCGCTATATTTCTAGCAAATGAAACTGAAAATCCACAAAAAAACGTTCCCTATGCCGTTTTTGGTTCTATATTAATTGCATGTGTTATCTATTTATTAGTTCAAATTTCTTTTAACCTATCTATTCCTTCTGAGTATTTAAAAGGAGGGTGGGCGAATTTAAATTTTGCTGGAGATTCAGGTCCGATTGCAGGATTGCTTGCTATATTTGGATTTGCTTCTATTGCATTATTTTTATATGTTGATGCTGCAATATCTCCTTTTGGTACTGGATTAAGTTACAAAATTGCAGCATCACGTGTATTGAGTAACTTAGGGGAATCAAAAATATTTCCAAGTATTTTATCAAAAAGAAATAAATACTCTTCTCCATACATTGCAAATTCGATAAATTTTATTATTGGTGTGATTTTTATTTTTTCGGTTTCAGGCTGGCAAAATATGATTACAATTTTATGTGCCTTAATTATTTTAACCATGTCTTATGTCCCAATTTATGTAATTTATGCAAGAGTAAGCAATAATTTTAAAGGAACATTTAAAGTTAAAAACTATAATATTATTTCATTTTTAAGCTTTTATTTTTCAAATTTAATGCTTATTTGGTGTGGATGGAATGCTGTAAAAAATGCTTTAATTATATTTGTAGTATTTTTTGTATTTACAATAATAAAAGATATTTATAAAAAAACCTTTCAATTAAATTTAGTTTTTCATTTTATTATTCCTTTTCATATTGTTTCAATCGCCATATGTACATTTTTAAAAGCCAACTATGAATCCATTTATTTTGAATTAATAAGTCAGTTTATAATTAGCATTGCTATTTTATTTTTAATAAAAACTATAGTATTAAAAAATCATGTTTCTGAAAACAGAAATATCATTGGCATAAAAAATTAG
- the leuS gene encoding leucine--tRNA ligase, with the protein MSYHHKQLEPYWQNHWKNKNIFKTTEDKSKPKFYALDMFPYPSSSGLHVGHPMGYTATDIVSRYYRMKGYNVLHPMGWDAFGLPAEQHAIDTGEHPSKVTYRSINNFRSQLQSLGFSYDWDKEIATCDPKYYHWTQWIFSLLYKKGLAYQAEVFVNWCPALKTVLANEEVIDGKSERGNHPVFRVPMKQWMLKITSYADRLLEDLNKLDWPESTKEIQRNWIKKSVGAKVKFSIKNNDSDKIEVFTTRPDTLFGATYMVLAPEHPLVNKLTTTSQKDKVTEYCEVTSRKSDLDRTELNKDKSGVFTGSFAINPLNGDAIEIWISDYVLMGYGTGAIMAVPAHDTRDHDFAKKFGLKIIQVIQSPDKNFDIEKEAYTEDGVIINSDFLNNLNVEEAKEKIIEHLVKNKLGEQSITYKLRDWIFSRQRYWGEPIPILKDSKGNIIRTFNENELPLTLPEVTSYEPTGDGKSPLSAITNWVQRKNEKGELEFVETDTMPGSAGSSWYFLRYIDPFNQKSIGDYEKLKYWMPVDLYVGGQEHAVGHLLYSRFWTKVLFDAGVCPVDEPFHKLVHQGMICKDGAKMSKSKGNGINPDDVIREYGADSLRVYEMFMGPLTQTKEWDDSNLAGVHRFLSRIQRYYLSDDGKSLLNNEPASQQDLKILHKTIKKLTEDIENLSFNTSIAQMMIFLNTIAESQCKNREILGEFLKLLSPFAPHLAEDLWFKCILEEKMLPEDKNYKFISLENWPKFDPSLTVDNEVKIGVQINGKHRGEILIPMNASQDEAVAAAMENANVKATLEGKTIKKTIFVANRILNFVAV; encoded by the coding sequence ATGTCTTACCACCACAAGCAACTAGAACCATATTGGCAAAATCATTGGAAAAATAAAAATATTTTTAAAACTACAGAAGATAAATCAAAGCCAAAATTCTATGCTTTAGACATGTTTCCTTACCCAAGCTCTTCAGGACTCCATGTTGGTCACCCTATGGGCTATACGGCAACAGATATTGTTTCGAGATATTACAGAATGAAAGGATATAACGTCCTTCACCCTATGGGCTGGGATGCTTTTGGACTTCCTGCTGAACAACACGCTATTGATACAGGTGAACATCCTTCAAAAGTAACATATCGATCTATTAATAATTTTAGATCACAATTACAAAGCCTTGGCTTTTCTTATGACTGGGATAAAGAAATTGCTACATGTGATCCAAAATATTATCATTGGACTCAATGGATTTTTTCTCTTTTATATAAAAAGGGTCTTGCCTATCAAGCAGAAGTTTTTGTAAATTGGTGCCCCGCATTAAAAACAGTTCTTGCAAATGAAGAAGTCATAGATGGCAAAAGCGAACGTGGTAATCATCCTGTTTTCCGTGTTCCTATGAAACAATGGATGTTAAAAATAACCTCTTATGCAGATCGCTTATTGGAAGACCTTAATAAACTAGATTGGCCAGAATCTACAAAAGAAATTCAAAGAAATTGGATTAAAAAATCTGTTGGAGCAAAAGTAAAGTTTTCAATAAAAAATAATGACTCCGATAAAATAGAAGTTTTTACGACACGTCCAGACACTTTATTTGGCGCAACATATATGGTGCTTGCCCCTGAACATCCTTTAGTAAATAAGCTAACAACAACTTCACAAAAAGATAAAGTAACTGAATACTGTGAAGTTACTTCGCGAAAAAGTGATTTAGATCGCACTGAATTAAATAAAGATAAATCTGGTGTTTTCACAGGCTCATTCGCAATAAATCCATTAAATGGCGATGCAATAGAAATATGGATAAGTGACTATGTTTTAATGGGATATGGAACAGGAGCTATCATGGCAGTTCCAGCTCACGATACAAGAGATCATGATTTTGCGAAAAAATTTGGTTTAAAAATTATACAAGTTATTCAATCACCAGATAAAAACTTTGATATTGAAAAAGAAGCTTATACTGAAGATGGCGTTATTATAAATTCCGATTTTTTAAATAATTTAAATGTTGAAGAAGCAAAAGAAAAAATAATAGAACATCTTGTTAAAAATAAACTAGGTGAACAAAGTATTACTTATAAGCTTCGTGATTGGATATTTAGCCGCCAAAGATATTGGGGTGAACCAATACCAATTTTAAAAGATTCAAAAGGAAACATCATTCGTACGTTTAATGAAAATGAATTGCCATTAACGTTACCAGAAGTAACAAGTTACGAACCAACTGGAGATGGAAAAAGCCCTTTATCCGCAATCACAAATTGGGTACAAAGAAAAAATGAAAAAGGCGAACTTGAATTTGTTGAAACAGATACAATGCCAGGAAGCGCTGGAAGTAGCTGGTATTTTTTACGTTATATTGATCCTTTTAATCAAAAATCAATTGGTGATTATGAAAAATTAAAATACTGGATGCCAGTCGATCTTTATGTTGGCGGCCAAGAACATGCTGTAGGGCATCTTTTATATTCTCGTTTTTGGACTAAAGTTTTATTCGATGCTGGAGTTTGTCCTGTTGATGAACCTTTTCATAAATTAGTTCACCAAGGCATGATATGTAAAGATGGTGCTAAAATGTCCAAATCAAAAGGCAATGGCATAAATCCAGATGATGTTATTCGTGAATATGGCGCCGATTCCTTGCGTGTTTATGAAATGTTTATGGGACCACTTACACAGACAAAAGAATGGGACGATAGCAACTTAGCGGGTGTGCATCGCTTTTTAAGTAGAATACAAAGATATTATTTATCAGATGACGGAAAAAGTTTATTAAATAATGAGCCAGCTTCTCAGCAGGATTTAAAAATTCTTCATAAGACAATTAAAAAATTAACTGAAGATATCGAAAATTTAAGCTTTAATACTTCTATTGCTCAAATGATGATTTTTCTAAATACAATAGCAGAATCTCAATGTAAAAATAGAGAAATATTAGGTGAATTCTTAAAATTACTTTCTCCTTTTGCTCCTCACCTTGCTGAAGATTTGTGGTTTAAATGCATTTTAGAAGAAAAAATGTTACCTGAAGATAAAAATTATAAATTTATCTCTTTAGAAAACTGGCCTAAATTTGACCCCTCTTTAACTGTAGATAATGAAGTTAAAATTGGTGTTCAAATTAACGGAAAACACAGAGGAGAAATTTTAATTCCAATGAATGCTTCACAAGATGAAGCCGTTGCAGCTGCCATGGAAAATGCAAATGTAAAAGCAACTCTAGAAGGTAAAACAATTAAAAAAACAATATTTGTTGCAAATAGAATATTAAATTTTGTTGCGGTTTAA
- a CDS encoding follicular epithelium yolk protein subunit codes for MALSIFIIAGMNALLSSVTATGNDFHVITNQEASAFKIGNENILRDIAENYIGKRPNRVYLRSDSSWNDIYETHGWQQVESTLKVKNANIKGITTKPIIIDTKTLSNKSSHRATFNAGISSEVANTVETNWSTTHSLSFSQAINYGIQFNGIGLGGESGFNYTGTWGKGGMQSQTITIGSTTGVTVDLDPGETVTAELIANKGTMDILINYDAILEGNLALNYYFSYNGHRHWSVPIKDALLKSGMETNKQITEEIQIGYYSHSSVVIKDNQGKVKKLYYLNSLGEVLNMEGMNEK; via the coding sequence ATGGCTTTATCTATTTTTATAATTGCGGGAATGAATGCATTATTATCAAGTGTGACAGCAACAGGAAATGATTTTCATGTAATTACAAATCAAGAAGCTTCTGCATTTAAAATTGGGAATGAAAATATTCTTAGGGATATTGCTGAAAATTACATAGGAAAAAGACCAAATAGAGTTTACTTGCGGAGTGATTCATCTTGGAATGATATATATGAAACCCATGGTTGGCAGCAGGTAGAATCTACATTAAAAGTAAAAAATGCAAATATTAAAGGAATAACAACAAAGCCTATTATTATTGATACAAAAACACTATCAAATAAAAGCAGTCATAGGGCAACTTTTAATGCAGGAATTTCAAGTGAAGTTGCAAATACCGTAGAAACAAATTGGTCAACTACACATTCACTAAGTTTTAGCCAAGCTATAAATTATGGAATTCAATTTAATGGAATTGGATTAGGCGGAGAATCGGGGTTTAATTATACAGGGACTTGGGGAAAAGGAGGAATGCAGTCACAAACAATAACAATAGGCTCAACGACAGGTGTGACTGTAGACTTAGATCCTGGCGAAACTGTTACAGCAGAATTAATTGCTAATAAAGGAACAATGGATATTCTTATTAATTACGATGCGATTTTAGAAGGAAACTTAGCATTAAATTATTATTTTTCATATAACGGTCATCGACACTGGTCTGTACCTATTAAAGATGCCTTATTGAAATCAGGAATGGAAACAAACAAACAAATAACAGAAGAAATACAAATAGGATATTATTCTCATTCATCCGTTGTTATTAAAGATAATCAAGGAAAAGTAAAAAAATTATATTATTTAAATTCTTTAGGTGAGGTTTTAAATATGGAAGGAATGAATGAGAAATGA
- a CDS encoding serine hydrolase domain-containing protein produces the protein MQCPKYNNGNATTYNVGLQKLNGKPVTNSSLFQIGSNSKAFLVVVMLQLEAEGKLSLDDKLSKFFPNDFPKWQNVTIKQMLIMTSGIPEYTSILIKLYKNNPKRIFSTDEILNVVKEKDLSFSPGSHYFYSNTNYVLANKIIEKITEKTLATEIENRIFKKLNLSHSFYINHIPKEGIPSKYHDNIMSRYLFDIPENNQYYGMDIIDLSMS, from the coding sequence TTGCAGTGCCCTAAATATAATAACGGAAATGCCACAACATATAATGTAGGTTTGCAAAAATTAAATGGAAAACCAGTTACAAACAGTAGCTTGTTTCAAATTGGGAGTAATTCAAAAGCATTTCTTGTTGTTGTTATGCTGCAACTTGAAGCCGAAGGAAAATTATCTTTGGACGACAAATTAAGTAAATTTTTTCCAAATGATTTTCCAAAATGGCAAAACGTTACAATTAAGCAAATGCTAATTATGACTTCTGGCATACCAGAATATACAAGTATTTTAATTAAATTATATAAAAATAATCCTAAAAGAATTTTTAGTACAGATGAAATTTTAAATGTTGTAAAAGAAAAAGATTTAAGTTTTTCGCCTGGAAGTCACTATTTCTATTCGAATACAAATTATGTACTTGCTAATAAAATAATTGAAAAAATTACAGAAAAGACATTAGCAACTGAAATTGAAAATCGAATATTTAAAAAGTTAAACTTAAGCCATAGTTTTTATATTAACCATATACCTAAAGAAGGCATTCCATCAAAGTATCATGATAATATCATGAGCAGATATTTATTTGATATTCCAGAAAATAATCAATATTACGGAATGGATATAATCGATTTATCAATGTCTTAG